The following coding sequences lie in one Myxococcus xanthus genomic window:
- a CDS encoding DbpA RNA binding domain-containing protein: MVPEVLNPGERLGGVLRQPEGADVGERRLKSSPGEADGLAASDVGKIEFHDHHAFVAVSKRVAKMALQRLREECIKGRKTPHRARAVVASPSRFSKCEIIQVVSIA; this comes from the coding sequence GTGGTCCCAGAGGTTCTCAATCCAGGTGAGCGTCTCGGAGGTGTACTTCGGCAGCCGGAAGGCGCGGACGTAGGGGAGCGCCGCCTCAAGAGCAGTCCGGGCGAGGCGGATGGGCTGGCCGCGTCGGACGTGGGCAAGATCGAGTTCCACGACCACCACGCCTTCGTCGCGGTCTCCAAGCGCGTCGCGAAGATGGCCCTTCAGCGATTGAGAGAGGAGTGCATCAAGGGGCGCAAAACACCGCATCGAGCGCGTGCGGTAGTCGCCTCCCCTTCCAGATTCTCAAAGTGTGAAATCATCCAAGTGGTGAGTATCGCGTGA
- a CDS encoding chemotaxis protein CheW has translation MTPAPTEVLLFTLNGQRYGLPAPDVRELVRAARLTPLPRAPAVVEGLLDLRGELLPVLDLRLRFRHPPRPLSPMDHFIVASAGDRCVVLRVDRAEGLRVLTPDEWDATPRQLPGVGYVAGAVKLKDGLVLVHDLRTFLSEAEALELDAALAAPQEPEPA, from the coding sequence ATGACCCCCGCACCCACGGAGGTGCTGCTGTTCACCCTGAACGGCCAGCGCTACGGACTGCCCGCACCCGACGTGCGCGAGTTGGTACGCGCTGCGCGCCTGACGCCGCTCCCTCGCGCGCCCGCCGTGGTGGAGGGCCTGCTGGACCTTCGGGGGGAGCTGCTGCCGGTGCTGGACCTGCGCCTGCGCTTCCGCCACCCGCCCCGCCCGCTGTCCCCCATGGATCACTTCATCGTGGCCTCCGCGGGCGACCGCTGCGTCGTGCTGCGCGTGGACCGGGCCGAGGGCCTGCGCGTCCTCACACCGGATGAGTGGGACGCCACGCCGCGCCAGCTTCCGGGCGTGGGCTATGTGGCGGGCGCCGTGAAGCTGAAGGACGGGCTCGTCCTGGTCCATGACCTGCGCACCTTCCTGTCCGAGGCCGAGGCCCTGGAGCTGGATGCCGCCCTGGCCGCGCCGCAGGAGCCGGAGCCCGCGTGA
- a CDS encoding phytoene desaturase family protein — protein MASEGGSVRHVIVVGAGPGGLSAAINLAGQGFRVTVVEKDAVPGGRMKGLTLGASGEYAVDTGPSILQLPGVLEQIFRRAGRRLEDYVKLLPLDVNTRVHFWDGTHLDTTRHLDRMEAELAKFGPRQASALRQWMEDGREKYGIAYQKFICTSADNLGYYAPWRLAPTLRFKPWQTLYRQLDGFFHDDRVTYALAYPSKYLGLHPTTCSSVFSVIPFLELAFGVWHVEGGFRELSRGMMRCARDLGATFRMGTPVEKVRVDAGRAVGVKLVGGEVLDADAVVVNADLAYAARSLIPAEAREGSRLTDAALERAKYSCSTFMAYYGLDTVYADLPHHLIYLSESARRTDRDALEDRHVDLEDPPFYVCNPGVTDPSGAPAGHSTLYVLVPTPNTGRPVDWVKTEQALRERIPAMLEKVGLKGVREHIREERYFTAETWRDDFNVFRGAVFNLSHTWLQLGPLRPKVKNRDIEGLYFVGGGTHPGSGLLTIMESANIAADYLTREAGKGPLPGWPYVPPLEPESPVQARAG, from the coding sequence ATGGCAAGCGAGGGAGGCAGCGTGCGGCACGTCATCGTCGTGGGTGCGGGACCGGGGGGCTTGTCGGCCGCCATCAACCTGGCGGGGCAGGGCTTCCGCGTCACCGTGGTGGAGAAGGACGCGGTGCCCGGGGGGCGGATGAAGGGGCTGACGCTGGGCGCGTCGGGCGAGTACGCGGTGGACACCGGGCCCTCCATCCTCCAACTGCCGGGCGTGCTGGAGCAGATATTCCGGCGCGCGGGCCGGCGGCTGGAGGACTACGTCAAGCTGCTCCCGCTGGATGTCAACACGCGGGTGCACTTCTGGGACGGCACGCACCTGGACACCACCCGGCACCTGGACCGCATGGAGGCGGAGCTGGCGAAGTTCGGCCCGCGGCAGGCGTCCGCGCTGCGCCAATGGATGGAGGATGGGCGGGAGAAGTACGGCATCGCCTACCAGAAGTTCATCTGCACCTCCGCGGACAACCTGGGCTACTACGCGCCGTGGCGGCTGGCGCCCACGCTGCGCTTCAAGCCCTGGCAGACGCTGTACCGGCAACTGGACGGCTTCTTCCACGATGACCGGGTGACGTACGCCCTGGCGTACCCGTCCAAGTACCTGGGCCTGCACCCCACGACGTGCTCGTCGGTGTTCAGCGTGATTCCCTTCCTGGAGCTGGCCTTCGGCGTCTGGCACGTGGAGGGCGGCTTCCGTGAGCTGTCGCGCGGCATGATGCGCTGCGCGCGGGATTTGGGCGCCACCTTCCGCATGGGCACGCCGGTGGAGAAGGTGCGCGTGGACGCGGGCCGCGCGGTGGGCGTGAAGCTCGTGGGCGGCGAGGTGCTGGACGCGGACGCGGTGGTGGTGAACGCGGACCTGGCCTACGCGGCGCGGTCGCTGATTCCGGCGGAGGCGCGGGAAGGCTCGCGACTGACGGACGCGGCGCTGGAGCGCGCGAAGTATTCGTGCAGCACGTTCATGGCGTACTACGGCCTGGACACGGTGTACGCCGACCTGCCGCACCATCTCATCTACCTGTCGGAATCCGCGCGGCGCACGGACCGTGACGCGCTGGAGGACCGGCACGTTGACCTGGAGGACCCGCCCTTCTACGTGTGCAATCCGGGCGTGACGGACCCGTCCGGCGCGCCGGCGGGCCATTCGACGTTGTACGTGCTGGTGCCCACGCCGAACACGGGACGTCCGGTGGACTGGGTGAAGACGGAGCAGGCGCTGCGCGAGCGCATCCCCGCCATGCTGGAGAAGGTGGGGCTGAAGGGCGTGCGCGAGCACATCCGCGAGGAGCGCTACTTCACGGCGGAGACGTGGCGGGACGACTTCAACGTGTTCCGGGGCGCGGTGTTCAACCTGTCGCACACGTGGCTGCAGTTGGGGCCGCTGCGGCCGAAGGTGAAGAACCGGGACATCGAAGGGCTGTACTTCGTGGGCGGCGGCACGCATCCGGGAAGTGGCCTGCTGACCATCATGGAGAGCGCGAACATCGCGGCGGACTACCTGACGCGCGAGGCGGGCAAGGGACCGCTGCCGGGCTGGCCGTATGTGCCGCCGCTGGAGCCGGAGTCGCCCGTTCAAGCTCGCGCGGGGTGA
- a CDS encoding CHASE domain-containing protein has product MPPHSSSHLRRNAAAYCVVLVGLLLTAVSATYVQQSIHERRLHRFDGAVHDGVLGLQQRLELNQSLLQGVHGLFTGSRFVSQEEFDAYLESLKLNRSFPELEGIGFARWLRPQDVARYDAKVRGGQEPGHPVWPPGPRAAYTAIIMLNPLNARTQQGLGFDMLTEPNRRAAMLRALGTRRQAATHKVRLIQGWEDAAGRWGIVLFIPVYTRPKDTPPPRPPTENLRGFVYLPLAMEDLMSELRFIGFQETIDLEVYDGTEVRDDALLYASSLPASAGAPVFQQDVKIPVAGQTWTLRFNARQAFIAASTTGQHGTVVGAGLLVTLLLFFITRSQVRARTSAEAANTEQQRLTGEARDAVQVRDDFLSIAAHELRTPLTNLKLQLQLLYRQLRREEALDVEKLAQRVLSCERQTSRLATLVDSLLDVSRLARGRMELNLEPVDLDELVREAVRRFETEARTAGVQVTVDSPAPVTGQWDRMRLEQVLTNLLSNALKYGHGAPVDVRVRSDETQAMVEVEDRGIGLPPEDAQRIFGRFERAVSSRHYGGLGLGLFITRQLVEALGGHISVASTPGQGATFTVALPLSGPRAEA; this is encoded by the coding sequence GTGCCACCGCATTCCTCCTCCCACCTGCGCCGCAACGCCGCCGCCTACTGCGTGGTCCTGGTGGGGCTGCTCCTCACCGCCGTGTCGGCGACCTATGTGCAGCAGAGCATCCACGAGCGCCGCCTGCACCGCTTCGACGGCGCGGTCCATGACGGGGTGCTGGGCCTCCAGCAGCGCCTGGAGCTGAACCAGTCGCTGCTCCAGGGGGTGCATGGACTGTTCACCGGCAGCCGCTTCGTGAGCCAGGAGGAGTTCGACGCCTACCTGGAGAGCCTGAAGCTGAACCGCAGCTTCCCGGAGCTGGAGGGCATCGGCTTCGCGCGGTGGCTTCGGCCGCAGGACGTAGCCCGGTACGACGCGAAGGTCCGCGGCGGGCAGGAGCCAGGCCATCCCGTGTGGCCCCCGGGCCCACGCGCGGCCTACACCGCCATCATCATGCTGAACCCCCTGAACGCGCGCACGCAGCAGGGCCTGGGATTCGACATGCTCACCGAGCCCAATCGCCGGGCAGCGATGCTGCGCGCACTGGGCACGAGGCGCCAGGCCGCCACCCACAAGGTGCGGCTCATCCAAGGCTGGGAGGATGCCGCGGGCCGCTGGGGCATCGTCCTCTTCATCCCCGTGTACACCCGCCCGAAGGACACCCCGCCCCCCAGGCCCCCCACCGAAAACCTGCGCGGCTTCGTCTACCTCCCCCTCGCCATGGAGGACCTGATGAGCGAGCTGCGCTTCATCGGCTTCCAGGAGACCATCGACCTGGAGGTGTACGACGGGACGGAGGTCCGCGACGACGCGCTCCTCTACGCGTCCAGCCTCCCGGCATCGGCGGGTGCCCCCGTCTTCCAGCAGGACGTGAAGATACCCGTGGCCGGCCAGACCTGGACGCTGCGGTTCAACGCGCGCCAGGCCTTCATCGCCGCCAGCACCACCGGGCAGCATGGCACCGTCGTGGGCGCCGGGCTGCTGGTGACGCTGCTGCTGTTCTTCATCACCCGCTCGCAGGTCCGCGCCCGGACCTCGGCCGAGGCCGCCAACACGGAGCAACAGCGGCTGACCGGCGAGGCCCGCGACGCCGTCCAGGTGCGCGACGACTTCCTCAGCATCGCCGCGCACGAGCTGCGCACGCCCCTCACCAATCTCAAGCTGCAGCTCCAGTTGCTGTACCGCCAGCTTCGCCGCGAGGAGGCCCTGGACGTGGAGAAGCTCGCGCAGCGGGTGCTGTCCTGCGAGCGACAGACCTCGCGCCTGGCGACCCTGGTGGACAGCCTGCTCGACGTGTCCCGGCTGGCGCGCGGCCGCATGGAGCTGAACCTGGAGCCCGTGGACCTGGACGAGTTGGTGCGCGAGGCCGTCCGCCGCTTCGAGACGGAAGCCAGGACAGCGGGGGTCCAGGTGACGGTGGACTCGCCGGCCCCCGTGACGGGCCAGTGGGACCGGATGCGGCTGGAGCAGGTGCTCACCAACCTGCTGTCCAACGCGCTCAAATACGGCCACGGAGCCCCCGTGGACGTGCGCGTGCGCTCGGACGAAACACAGGCGATGGTGGAGGTGGAGGACCGCGGCATCGGCCTTCCGCCGGAGGACGCGCAGCGCATCTTCGGCCGCTTCGAACGCGCCGTCTCCAGCCGCCACTATGGCGGGCTGGGCCTGGGCCTCTTCATCACCCGCCAGCTCGTGGAGGCACTGGGAGGCCACATCAGCGTGGCCAGCACCCCGGGCCAGGGCGCCACGTTCACCGTCGCGCTGCCCTTGAGCGGCCCACGTGCCGAGGCTTGA
- a CDS encoding helix-turn-helix domain-containing protein, with protein MRYVLPRMDEQLGMMVGKAAREARARLGLTQVEVAALVDMHPMVYSRVERGKMVPSAGMLRRLSMVLRISTDELLGLARPGKDERRELEKEPPLLRRLVTLARELDDVKLEALVTMARALTR; from the coding sequence ATGCGCTACGTTCTCCCGCGTATGGACGAACAACTGGGCATGATGGTGGGAAAGGCGGCGCGTGAGGCGCGTGCGCGCCTGGGGTTGACCCAGGTGGAGGTGGCGGCCTTGGTGGACATGCACCCCATGGTCTACAGCCGAGTGGAGCGCGGAAAGATGGTCCCCAGCGCGGGCATGCTGCGCCGCCTCAGCATGGTCCTCCGCATCTCCACGGATGAATTGCTGGGGCTGGCCCGGCCCGGCAAGGACGAGCGGCGTGAGCTGGAGAAGGAACCGCCGCTGCTGCGCCGGCTGGTGACGCTGGCGCGTGAGCTGGACGATGTGAAGCTGGAGGCGCTCGTCACGATGGCTCGCGCGCTGACCCGATAG